The genomic DNA GGTACTATTCACAGGTCATCTGGATTGCATCCAGACATGGTGGTCATAGTGTgaacaaaaacactttttagatgtttcatttgatcatttctgagaatttgaagAGTATGGTTTGAATTACCAGCGGGGACAATTTGATCAATATATTTCCAGGGGGGTTGAGTGGTGAGCCTCTTTTGACTACTATGGGAAGGAATATTAGTGCCTTAGAACAATTGAATTTGTAACCACATTCCTACACTGTACCTCTTTTTATAAAACCaagatgaaattaattttgagtttGTTCTACAGGTCTGCTATTTCATGTTACAAGGAAGTTTTGAGGTAGATTTTCTTTAAAGTACTCCTTTTTTTGGTTGAATTTGAATGCCATGAATATGGAGGTTTGCATTAAAATACAAAAGTGCTGTATGTTCCACCCCACTCTCTGTCAAAAAAAACCTCTGAGTCAATAAAATTGGAGAAAATACATGTAACTCGAACCCCAAATCTTAAACTTGTACTGGTGGCACAACTTATTACTAATCCACCAAAAATTGCCAGGGAAGCGGCCATCAGAGTTTAACTGGTGAGACACTACTGACCTTTTAGAATGATACCATGTGTTGTAAATTTAAGGGTGTGTCCTCTAGCTCTTGAcgctgtgattggcttgttATCGTTGGGTGTTCCTGGCTCTGAAGTAACTTCGCTTACTGCCTCATCAACTCCAGGAATGGACTGGTAAaacatttgtttgaaattagTTCTTTGTTGTTCTTGGTTTGGTGTAGAAGTGTTGAGTTTGTTAAGTTATCAGTTATTtgtatattaaccctttaactcctatggatgaccaagacagaatttctccttacaatattaatacaatatcaagaaaacaagtgatgagaataaagaaaaatataaattaagggattttagctgatccaataccaaattctcctaactaacatcacaagaactgtatggcagacagtaagaagaattactgatgagatcctgggagtttaagggttaataaagaAAGGGTTCTATCATGGCTCTGAACAGTATCTTCAAATCTTTATTTGTGCACACCAGGCTGGGTTCATGGATAAAGGCACAAGTGTTAGCAGCGTCAGGGAAGCATGCAAGTGAGCTTATTGCCAATGGTTGTCGATTTTTCTGTCTTGACAGACAGTATCTTTGCTTTGCTTTTAATGATCACAGTTTCCTTCCAAACTTGTGGTTTCATGAAGGAAGTTTGTTTTTATGAACAGGAGGCCTATTTTTACATCaggaaatttccttttttttgtttgaattttctctggctctttgtgatattttcctgtGCTCTGATTGGGCATTCTAGTTacttacatttaaattttacaaaactcAATTACAGAGTGCTCCTCGATACTTGCATGTCTCAGTCAGAGGCACAAACCAAGTCACATACCCGTGGTGGGAAATTTTACTtgcaattatcttttttttttctttgccaaatTAAGGAATTTTCCAATGCTGTATTTAATTGCTaacttaaaaaagaattaaatcatAACCAAGTTTCTTCTCTCCAGAGGGGGCTCAAGCACTGAAGAGCTTGGAAACACAGGTGAACAACTggtggaaatttaaaaatttttatttgtaacacAAATGTGctcttcatttttaattttatggatATTGatgtatttttcaattttttttgttatagagCTTGCGTGATAATGTGGAATTACTTTGTAATGCTGCAGAGATGTTTTACAATGCTGGAGATTACAAAAATGCAAAGTCTTTCTTCCAAAGGGTAACTCAGACATAATGTTTGCATTGTACATGTACATCAGGGTAATGTTCCAGAAGCAACTGGTAATTTACTGATTGGAATCTAATCATAACAGACAAATCATATGAGCTGCAGATGTATAGTCTTTGACAAAGTAGTATTGTTATGTTGTTAGAAATGTTTTACTCTTCTGGGCAAGaaaaaacatctgaaatccAGCTCATTTGTTGGAATGTAAACATGACAAGAAAGTGTGCCTGCCCTCGATGGCTGGACAGAAGCCCTCGATTGAGTTTGACCTAATCCTGTCTTCTTGAATTCTCTTCCTAAAGATTTCCTGTCTTTATTGAGTTTTGAACCTAATATTTTGttaataggttttttttttggcaacagATGGTGAAGCAGGAGGCTGATCAGCAAATGTTCATTATAACTCTCAGTCAATTCATCTGATCTTGCAACCAGCTTTCTTCCTTGATCAAGCACTCATCCCATGTGCTTGTGGgttgttgcttttattttgttttgttttttgtttattttggacTGGAACTGAATCTTTCCTCCCCCTTCTCTCCCCATCCCTCTCCTTCCCTTTTCTTCCCACCTCTTCTCTCCCAATCCCTCTCCTTCCCttttcctcccccccccttctctcCCAATCCCTTTCCTTCCCttttcctcccccccccccttctctcCCCATCCCTCTCCTTCCCTTTTCTTCCCACCTCTTCCCACCTCTTCCCTCCCCATCCCTCTCTGATGAAATTGTTCTCATTTCTGTCAAATATAGGCTCATTCACTGGACCCATTTACTGTCCAAGGTATGGACATTTATGCATTTTTGCTGTCACAGAGTGGATGCAGTGACAGTGACAGGCTGGAGAAGTATGTGCTAAATGAATTGTTGCTTTTCATGTAAACTGAAACCtttaaatgtaaatgtaagAAAAATATACAATGGAGGGTTCCAAAAGTGTATGTATTGCAACTCAGTGTAATGTTTCTGATGAATAAAGGCAGTAAGTTTGTAGTGCTGTGTCAGTAGGGGATATTATGAGATAATatggtttatcaactgagtggataatgtaaattggcaaccACTTTTAATCAAAAACTCTTTACAGCAGTCAATTTActttaacaactcagttgatgaaagcAAGTTATGTTTCTTATGTTTATATTCTGGGACCAAGTGGTGTTATGAATGTCAGTTTGCATTGTGACACAGTTGATGTATTTGGGTGATAAAAAATTGTATCATTCTTTCACTAAGGTTGACAAATTTTGATCTAAACCTTTTATACTCTAAATCAGTGTACAAGTTCTCCgaactgttctctataaatttcctatggcacttgcaaggagaatttgtccaacaatctaGGGCTACTTGAGTTTGTGATGTTttcttatatttattttatttttactcaatgtttgattcaggtgagAACTTAGCTGCTGATCACTCCTAGGGGTTTGAGGGTTAATGTGGCTTTTCATGcacagtttttctttcttcttttttttgtggaaagAACGGGCAAGTTATCATGAACATGAAGACCAAccttaggaaaataaaaagacaaaaacctTTTGAAGATACCTGTGTACAATCTCGAGTCTTATGGTGGTCGGCTGTTTGCCTTGGCTTCAGCGATGTTGTGGAACTCCCTCCCACAGTCATTAAGAGACTTGCAATCAGTTGAAACTTTTATACGGAAActtaaagaacatttatttttaccgGCTTACATAGAAcgttgaattttcatttttgttgtacTTTTTGTAAATAATATGTATAATTTCCCTCCTGTGAAACGTTTTTGGACCACTAGGACAAGATATTATATggattttttattattattataattattattattagacaTGATTGTGTTTAAAGAGAcctgtgtatttgttttttttttcttccaggttAGCTAAAGACTTGATTCAAGTGACACAACTTAAACCAGAGCCATGGATTGCAATGGGCCATTTTTGCAATGCTACAAACCGAGAGCCCAGAACTGTCTACTTTGCAGAGAAGGTTAGCAGCATCTCAGTGATTGGTTTTTTGCTGACTTCAGTAAACAATAACCCTAAGCttattgcttttgatttttaattctatGCTTGTAACTTTTAGGCTCACACTATCGACAGTCGTAACGTACAAGCACTTGTTTTGAAAGGTACGGATAACTGGAAACGTAGGATTTCTATGTGAAAAAGAGATTCCATGTTGTCAGGCGTCTGTTCACTTGTAGATCACAGATGATCTACGTTAAAATGTGGTAAGATGAAAAAGGGGCACACGAGGTGCAGCGGAGTGTACCACTGTTGTCGCGAACGTTAACATTAGCGTGATCGTATCTGTAGACAATTTCGCGTCATTGATAGACCCACTAATTCCTATATTCGTGTCTGGAGTTGAACTTACatgcattttttgtttgtcgttgtttaaagtatatttcaagTTGCTTATACACCAGCCGTTCTGATATTTCTTGCAATGTTTTCAGCGAGTTTATTACAAGCGTTGGAGAAGCAACAGGAGTCCCTGCTGCATTTCCGCGAGGCAGTGAAGCTGGCTCCGTGGAACTTTGAAGCACAGAAAGGTATTTCTCTCCATATTTTCCTACCGTTGAAGCTCTAAAGTAGAGATATGGCGAGATACTTCTCGTGTTTAAGGGTACATCGTATTTCCTCGAGTAAACGCTCAGGCGCTTATATAAAATTTCGGCTAAAAGTTGGGTGGGGAGTGCGTTTATTTGGAGGAGGACGCTCAATTAAGCGAGCGCCTATTAAGATTGCGCTGTAataagaagaaaatcaaaagaaccGATAACACACAGAGAGAACTCTGCAAGCGCATAGAGATAGAAATAACCGGAACGTTAAAGAGAGTATTCTTCTCTACTGATTCCGCTGTagttaaagcttaaaaaattataaatttgtagcaatagaaacaggttttccttatatccctactatttaagaaagtgagggaggaggggcGCGCGGTTATTtgagggggggaggaggagggtgAAACTATTGGCCTAGGGGTTGGGTGCTTATTCGGAGGAGGGCGCATGTAAGAGCGTTGGCGCATATTCGAGGAAATGCAGTATGCTATGTGTTCAGTTAGAAAAGGATGGTACGAGAGAGTAGACGGAAGATCGATCGCTTCAGCGCTCTTCTTATATCCAAATTTATAAATCAATGACCTTAGACTGAGATTGGATACGTGTTCCTAGCTATAGATAATAAGATAGGATGGCTCTTGTCTTGGTTGGTATTGCTGCAGAAGTAAAGCTGATGATCAACGAAGACTGAAAAGAGTTTGTTTAACGACACTCACTCGAAAAACgctctttttctttcaccaATTAGGTCTTGTTGAGTGTTACATGTCTGCAAAACGACATAAGGAAGCCTTAGCCGTGGCAAAGAACGCCCACAAGACTTTAGGAGCCAATCCACGGACGTTAACTGTAAGATAGTTTTGTACGGTGAACCGTGAGCTCCAGAGGTCTGATTGGTACTACAAATCTTCCTTCTAAttgctattcatttttttaaacttctttcGTAGCTTTATGCTTCAGTTATGGCTCATGAACCGTCTCAATACGATAAGGTAAGTGAATTCGTACGGAAAAACTATTCACTAAACCCTCTTCCCCGTAAAAACTGACCATGATGCTACGTAAATTTcacctttaaaaattttaatgatactTAAGTCACCCTTTGGCATCAGACGAGGAACAGCCCTTGCCAAGAATTTCCAAACGTGGAATTCCAGAGATTCAACTTGTGGGCCAAACTCGAACAACACTGAGATCTCAAATTCATAAGAATTTTTTGCACGGATTACTTGTGATTATTCAATAAAAAGAATCAAACCTTTTCGGGTACTTTATGAAGACCTAACGATTTGAATGCGTTTATACAAGGCCACAAGTATGTTGGAAAAAAGTTTGGCTCAAGACGATACTTATACAGATGCTGTATGTCTGTTGGCGGAAATCATGGGCAAGAAGCAggaatacgacaaggctattGCTCTGTAAGTTTGCATTGATGACTTACTCATCCTAAGAGGTGATCGATCTCCTAACTTATTGAGATGGAAAGTCTTTTTGAAAGAAGTCGTACCCTCGAACTGCGCAAAGGTCTGGGTGGAGAAGGTTAGAAACTCACGTGGCAAGAGTCAGTATACTGTGACTCCAGTAACTCTCCAACCTACATGTACAGTGAGTGGCAAAAATAGTTGGCACGCCTCCCCTTAGTAGGTAGTCGACAACCCCCCACCCAACATTATAACCAGAAATCTTATAATTCACGTCTAAAAAGTTTCTTGAAAGTTCCCCCCTTCCacccccctcccaaaaaaaaaaaaaacgttgccTGGAGGTGACCTATTTTAACACCAGCAGCAACTGCAGCCAACTTaacaaatcgacagtggttTAGTGTGGTTTGTACTCTTACACACAAGGCCACTCGCAAGGAAAAATCttttattaatgttttttttaaacgcCACCTCTTTACTTAGCTATTGGTAAGAACGTAGTTATTGATAGTATTGGCTGGGTTCCTAATCAAGGGTTTTGGTTATTTTCCAGTTTACGTAAACACATGAGTCACGACCGTACAGCGCGACTGCACCAGCTGTTGGGAGATTATTTAGCTCTGACAAATAATTATCAGGAGGCACTGGACCAATACACACAGGCACTGAGGTGAAATGAGTCCCGTAGGGAAGCTGAAGCGGAGACATTATTGAGATGCAGAAGTAGACTGAGAGAAGACTGTTTTTGCTTCTTGCGGGCGCTGACATCAAACAATCAACTAAAATGTCCTTGTTGTAACATTTTATACCAAGCGCTTCGGGAAAAATTTGTTGTAATCGCCAGAAAAAAAGAGCTCTCGATTTCCGGCTGTTGTCTGCGTCTCAAAAACGTCTGTGCTTAGGCGCCCTATTTCATCAGTAATGATAACTGTTCTTACAGGAGACTGGAGAATTAATAACGAATAACACAACAGTCTTCAGAGTCAGAATTTAATTGTTGGAATTCAAGGATTTACAAGAACCTTTACTGTGGATGCTAATCaggagtttttgttttattttaacgtGTCTGTGGTTAAAAACACATCACTAACAGAGAGTAATCACTCAGACTTTTCTAACAAAACGttttattcaaacaaacttgataatattgttttttttgtgttgatatttGTAGCATGAATCCCGGGGATAGTAAAGCGATAGAAGGAATGCAGAATGTCGAAAGAGCAAATGGGGGAGAAATGGAACATGACAGTGGAGATGAGGCCGAGGAAACAAACGGTGGAGTCAGTTTAGAAGAGGTACTTGTTGTTTGCCaagtattttaaaaagtgaCTCGTGATGGTGAAAAGCTTATTAAGTTTGCGAACGAGAATGACACGCTTAGCTGCGTATGGCTTATCACTGGTTTCCGGAGCATAAATCTTCCTCACTCAGGCGAAATCAAAAGGAGCATTTGGTTATCTTTCCTCAATTGGACAAATTGATAAGTTTTTCTTCCTTATCTTTCAAGGAGGATATTGAAGATGAAGAGCCATGGGCGCCACAAGATATTCGTGGAGCGGTTAGTTAACGCTTTTTTTTTGATAGCTTCTTCAAGTATTTGAAACTCGGATTAAACTGGAAATGTGTCTTCTTTCCCTTGTGGTTTCTCCTAAGTAGTGGTATAACCTTGTCTATGGTAACCTAGGTGTAGTTCAGAGTGAGGGGGTGTAGACAAGActttcccccccctcccccccaccaccaccatgacaagaaaaaaaaaatgggtaatGAGATGCTAGTTGTTGTCTTGGACGTTGGTGTAGGatccctttttttcccttcattaACCCAGTAACAAGTAAGATCTGATTAGTAGTTTCCCCTTCCAATTGCTGCACATTTTCTGGTATTttagtgaggagaatttggtaacACATCCACATAGCACCCCTGTAGATGATACAGTTGtcttttctcatcacttgtttgccaTAAGATGTATTGAAATTGTGGAGACTTTATGTTTTGATCATTTCTGGGAGCTAAAGGATTTATCGTACATTTTGACTGTTCTTCTTTTGCAGCTTTTCTGATGCACCATGTCCTTCAAGCATTTGTTCTCCTTAgggtgtgaaatttttttcgttGTCTAAAATAGATTTTACcatctttaaataaatacatttagAAAAGTATTGCCCCTGCCAAATTGGATttcatggctttttttttcagggcaCGAAAATGTTGGCATGTATTTTTTAGTGAACACGAAGGGAAGGTTTCGTTcgttttcaaaattgtaaaaacaagcgaaaacaaaataataacaacaacgatAACAGCTAAAGGTGATagagcttttaaaaaaggaaaacgaacAATTACCCCCTTCTCCCTGACGAACCGCCTTATTTTGCTCAACCATTTTAAACCTAAGATTGGTATTCACATTTTTCACACTGTTTTCTACACATTTTCTATGATACTGacgaagagaatttgtttgacaatcaggagcttcttaaagtGGTCATCTTTTCTTATATTCAGTTGAACTTTACATTTGATACAAGGAGGCTGCTGCCGTAAGGATAAATTAGAAGCCAGACACTTTTGtggattaaagggttaaaaacttgattttttttagtgttgtgTTTTCAGAAGCTGTATTTTTGaatagtttttatttaatttgacTTTTCCTTTAACGAGGAAGTACAATCCAGATATTTGAATATTTCTGTAGTCTATGTAGCATCACATTAACATCTAATgtgaaaaaaaagcatttgaaaCGTTTTGTAATCCCTTTCTCAAGAAGAAAAGATCACTAtacttctttttcaagaaaaagaagtgTTTGATATCCCACAGTCTCTAAACTTGGAGGAGCTGTCGTTTTGGAAGCCCAAGTTGAACAAGGAATTAGTTACCTTTCCCGCCATTGGTTGAAACCTCTTAACCCCTATCAGGTTGTCATTGTTTAAGTAATCTTCCAACAAATTTATTTGGGTATTTTAGCGTTTCTTCAAGAGCCATGAGTTCATGCTTTCGTTGTATCTTATTGCTGTTCATGTTACATGTCGAGTTTGTACACCATTTAATTTGGTCGTTTCAGTGAGACAGCCGCCGGACGAGTTATTTCTTCCACTGTgctcaagtttcattaaaacaTGAAGAGCGAATTCGATTCTTTGTTAATATTTGCAGCAGGTGTTTTAACctgttttgaaattcaaattagaCGTTTCCTTTCAGTTTTCTTGGTTTCTTCAAACAATCCATATGTATATTTAATGAGCAAACTTTGAGATCTTCGCCAGACCGAAAGTTTTCAACTAAACTTCTGTCCTCAATAACTAGAACTTCGCTTGATTTACGACGCATAGAACAGTAGAGAAACCATTTCTTAATATCTAAGAAACTCGCTGAACATAGACAAGACGAACGAGGCTCATTCACTTGGATTTGCAAATAATTTGGGAGAATTTCTCGGAAAGATATCAGCAACATGGGGAAAGACATCGTTCTCGGTGAAGACTGGCTTATCACGCTGTCTGTTATCTACGGCCTGGGAGCTGTTTTGTCCGTCTGGGCGACTATTTTGTCACCAATGCTACTCGATGTCTGGGATACACCGCAAGGGCAGAAAAAGAAGACGGACCGAGACTGGTCTACAATATTTTTGGTGCTTCTGTTACTGCAGCCCGTCACGTTTGCTGGATCAGCAGTGGGAATGTGGTGGATCTCGGCCTTTGCTGTTGTTCCACCAGCTCATTTTGTATTGACGTTTCTATCTTTCTTGGCGATCGACTTCTTTCGTCCGGAAGACGATGTTTTCAGTAAATACAAATACTCTGTTCTCTCGTGAACGATCCTCAATCGAACATTGTTTTCGTATGCAAAATAGTTGTAAGTTTCAGCGTTCTTATTTGATCTGCGCATGCATTTGGCGATGTGAGTTGATCTCATGTGTTTCCCTTCGTTATTTTAGAGTTTAGTCTGTTTTTAATAGATATTTGTAGTCTCGGGCGAAACACACATATAACGTAAAACATACACACTTTTTTATATCGGAGTTTGTCCCTAAATATAGGGTACCTGATTATTGTTATCtgtaattgaaaatattaattatctTTTATGGTTAACACAGCGTTTATTAAACATCTCAACGTCCTCCTGTATCGAAGGACTCAAAATTTGTCGCGAACAGCTCAGATGGAGCGTAGAAACATTATTAAAGCTTTATGCGTTAACTATATGGCCTCCGCTTTGAAAGGACTGAACTGTTAAGATTATTTCGCAGGAAGGAGAAATAAAGGATAATTAAGGGTaatcaattatttattataCGATCACCTCACTTGCACGGATACTAACTTATCATCGTTTTTGTAGTTCTGTTCTCCTAAATAAACcgtgaaaaaaaacattttttggaaaatttcgtTTCACTCGGCCCGAAGttcttccattttatttttttctgccattAAAGGTGTAAAAAACTCCCCCGCTTACGTCATACAATTTGGCAACATTTCCACCGCATACCACCGTGGGCTCATTCAAAGAAATCCACCGTTCAGAGCCGTCGAATGTGAGTCACATAACCCACGTCTACTCGGAGACTCCGCTGTTGCGGGAAAGGAACCCACGCTTTTTTCCAGAGGAGCGAACGCAACTAGCAGCAGTTATGGAGCTCAAATTAGTCTTTTAGTTTCTCTCAAATTTGTTGATTTAGTGTGCTAAGCATTTCATCGGAAACCACTGAAAAGAAATACACCCTTCAGCTAGAAattggaaaatgtttgaattttgtttgacCTCATAATCCAAATGGTAGGCGAGGGGCGGATTTGAGGCCGTCATGCTGTTATCAGTCCGACAACGCAATTTTCCTTCCTCAGTGCGCCAAAAACACGGAAGGTAATAAAATTGTTCGCGAAACAAGTATACTCCCTGAAGGTTACAACCAAACAGAAATAAAGATTAACCTCTGAGCAGAGATTTGTCCGTCGGTTTTCCATGAGATCTTTTCATGTCATTTGGTAGGTATGATGTCACAGATGTTTGCATATGAAATTTCGGGATGAAATGCAGAACTCCGGCAGATTTTTCGCCTTTACACTTTCAGTTAATAAGGCCACTTCAAATGAGCAAGCCAGtttgaaaaaaccaaacaaacacgcaaagtaattaaaaaaaggtttgctGCGGAAGCGCGAATAATGTTCATAACTGTTGTTTTGCTTCCAGCTTTacgaaaggaaaatacaaaaaacaaatttatttctatCCTTTTGACGCAGAATATCTTCTGAACCTTGCACCTTTGCAGGATTTATGAGGCTGACaataaatatttgcaaatttaaCATGAACGTCTTATTTCTGACGTTCAGTACTGGGTTTGGCAAATAAGTTGgttagttttctttcaaaagcgCCTCTTAGGGTAAAaagctcttcaaatttttttttgtttcaatgcTTCCTCAATTTGTTCAGGAAGAACCCCGTGGTAAATAATGGGTGGTGCGCGAACGATTTGTTGTTATCACGTGTTTCCGTCACTCGCTCATGAAAAAGGTCTTTTTCATATCACTAGCAATTGATTTATTGCGGTTATTTTAATATTCCTTTTCCTGCCCGTCGAAATTAAGCCAATAACTGTTGGGATAATCCGTTTTTATCGCATCTGACTACTTGGCAAATTAATCCTCAGAAAGAAGGGCTTCTTTTCATCTGTAAGGTTATAAAAACCTAGTCGTGCTAAATGACAAGCCGCACGCTTTTATTTGATCTTGTTAAAGAGCGACAGAGTACAATTAGGAATCATCTAGTGCCTCATTTAGAAGTTCATTACACCTTGTAATTGCGAGCAAAACTTCTGCGGAAATTGGTATTATCATTGAATCACTTATTGAccaatttaaaatttgtgaatttttcgTTTCTCGTGGGTAGTAACATCATAGTACAAAATGGTGtataccttttgtttttcagttctgaaaggttttctttaaattggATGTAATTCAAACTGAACATCtgttgtttgtgttttggtATATCATCTCAGCGCccagaaattgaaaataatttattatctCAATGAATGTTGACCAATTGCCAAGCGATCAGAGCATAGAATGGTTTTTAAAAGCACCGACTAGTAACAAAACGAGACACACCACAGATTAAAAGCACATGTTTACTTAAATTTATCCAGTCGCACATCGAATCATTGTTCTGGAACCACCTCGGCTAATATCTCGGTGAATTGCCTTTTAAAAGTCCTCTTCTAAACATCAAACAGCAAGgtaagaaattaatttatttctggCAAAAATGTATAttctgttgaatttttttgagaTGCCTCTCAAGACTTTTTTGATAGAGTAGGGACAGAAGCAGTCTAGTTTTTGAGGTAATTCAAAACTCAACGACGTCAAtgaaaacttaaacttaaatCAGGAAAACCAACTTGTTTTGATGCTTTCAAGTAAGTTTTCTCTTAAAAGACAAAGGAActataaaattcaaattaaaataagtaCTATTTACAAGTTGATCTATCGTTACTGCCTCGGTTTAGAGGCAGTTCATTTTACACGAGTGAAGTGTGCTTAAAACTCGGTGAGTGTTCTCCGAAGTTCAATCTAACGTTATCGGCAGATTTTCGTGTGATTATACAAAGGCACATTTCTTCACTCGTTTAAGTGCACAATAcgaacaaattttgaaaaacataaaaactgtaatatTTGGGATACCTGGACGGGCGCTTTAATTTTTTAGGCTGCAGTAGTCAGCCGGATGAAATTCATTAAGATATTCCTCACAtcgagaaaaatttaaaataaaaggactAAATTTTATTCTGTATCTGTTCTGTTTGAAATTGAGCAGAATTCTTTG from Pocillopora verrucosa isolate sample1 chromosome 2, ASM3666991v2, whole genome shotgun sequence includes the following:
- the LOC131772148 gene encoding anaphase-promoting complex subunit 7-like, translating into MAVPLDQVKALHEAGLFSSTRMLANFLLSATEHSNQDKYDLSHMVNKYQLLVYLADSLFDDEQYKRAEQVYTRALQLKKTIIKHKPKASPPLGLLSEVEVKYKMSQCYLRLKEHKEATTILEGISQKQRSPKINMSLAKLYQRQGMERSAISCYKEVLRVCPLALDAVIGLLSLGVPGSEVTSLTASSTPGMDWLGSWIKAQVLAASGKHAKGAQALKSLETQSLRDNVELLCNAAEMFYNAGDYKNAKSFFQRAHSLDPFTVQGMDIYAFLLSQSGCSDSDRLEKLAKDLIQVTQLKPEPWIAMGHFCNATNREPRTVYFAEKAHTIDSRNVQALVLKASLLQALEKQQESLLHFREAVKLAPWNFEAQKGLVECYMSAKRHKEALAVAKNAHKTLGANPRTLTLYASVMAHEPSQYDKATSMLEKSLAQDDTYTDAVCLLAEIMGKKQEYDKAIALLRKHMSHDRTARLHQLLGDYLALTNNYQEALDQYTQALSMNPGDSKAIEGMQNVERANGGEMEHDSGDEAEETNGGVSLEEEDIEDEEPWAPQDIRGALF